The following proteins come from a genomic window of Myroides odoratus DSM 2801:
- a CDS encoding phosphocholine-specific phospholipase C, translated as MSTTRRDFIKTSSLFMGGMTVLNAMPSSIQRALSIEADPGTTFLDAEHVVFLMQENRSFDHCYGTLSGVRGFNDPRVIRQPNQLPVWFQTDQNKTIYGPFRLDIENTKITWMGSLPHSWKDMVEARNDGKMDQWLIAKKPGNKEYAHMPLTMGYFTREDIPFYYAFADAFTVCDQHFCSSLTGTSANRSYFWAGAIRENPRDPNSVAHVNNGQINYKDVSWKTYPERLEENNISWKVYQNELSVPVGFTDMEESWLANFTDNNLEFYKQYNVRFHKAHIQFKALELKRLTQQITDGTLAGEALQKAEAERLALEKYLAEHGEAAFAQLSDFEQQIHKKAFTTNTADPDYHQIEEIEYQENGATKKVAVPKGDILYQFRKDVAEDQLPMVSWLVAPCNFSDHPGAPWFGAWYVSEVLDILTKNPKVWKKTIFILTYDENDGYFDHVAPFVPPLSTDEKQGKVSSQLDTQDEWVTLAQDRARDSKSALASPIGLGYRVPMVVASPWTRGGWVNSEVCDLTSTLQFLEYFIEKKTGKKVIEENISAWRRGTCSNMTSVFQPANDLKKLDLDFVDRNKYVERILNARDKNVPQGFNAYTWQELQQHQAWNDFQHFPKQESGVKKACGLPYVINVNALVDKKGVQMQLDIHANQLKNKDYLAPVQVYAHQKFQGETGRNWNFSVDEKEPLVYQWGSQDLEQGRYNFSVHSFNGFYRNFKGKVQDPSVAIDFTVHADQTVTIALKNKSNETLAFYVQDVVYSKENQKISVKPNEEHTLKLDYTKYKGWYDVVITLVNYTSFVYQYAGHIENGASSITDPYMASFSKWS; from the coding sequence ATGAGTACAACTAGAAGAGATTTTATTAAAACGTCATCCCTTTTTATGGGAGGGATGACGGTTCTAAATGCAATGCCATCGTCAATTCAACGCGCATTGAGTATTGAAGCAGATCCAGGAACGACTTTTCTCGATGCAGAGCATGTGGTGTTCTTGATGCAAGAAAATCGCTCTTTTGATCATTGTTATGGAACGTTGAGCGGTGTTCGCGGGTTTAATGATCCTCGCGTAATTCGACAGCCTAATCAGTTGCCTGTTTGGTTTCAAACAGACCAAAATAAAACGATATATGGTCCTTTTCGATTGGATATTGAAAATACAAAAATCACCTGGATGGGGAGCTTACCGCATAGCTGGAAAGATATGGTGGAAGCGAGAAATGACGGTAAAATGGATCAATGGTTGATTGCGAAAAAACCGGGAAATAAAGAATATGCGCACATGCCTTTAACCATGGGGTATTTTACGCGAGAAGATATTCCGTTTTACTATGCTTTTGCAGACGCTTTTACAGTTTGTGATCAACACTTTTGTTCGTCCCTAACAGGAACAAGCGCCAATCGATCGTATTTTTGGGCAGGAGCAATTCGCGAAAATCCACGTGATCCCAATTCTGTTGCTCATGTCAACAACGGGCAAATCAACTACAAAGATGTGAGTTGGAAAACCTATCCCGAGCGATTGGAAGAAAATAATATCTCTTGGAAGGTGTACCAAAATGAGTTGAGTGTACCTGTAGGGTTTACGGATATGGAAGAATCGTGGTTGGCTAATTTTACAGATAATAACTTAGAGTTTTACAAGCAGTATAATGTTCGTTTTCACAAGGCTCATATTCAATTCAAAGCATTAGAATTGAAACGCTTAACACAACAGATAACGGATGGTACGTTAGCTGGAGAAGCGTTGCAAAAAGCTGAAGCAGAACGCCTAGCATTAGAAAAATACTTAGCAGAGCACGGTGAAGCTGCATTTGCTCAATTATCGGATTTTGAACAGCAAATTCACAAAAAAGCTTTTACAACCAATACGGCTGATCCTGATTATCACCAAATAGAAGAAATAGAATACCAAGAGAATGGAGCAACCAAAAAGGTAGCTGTTCCCAAAGGAGATATTTTGTATCAATTCAGAAAAGATGTTGCAGAAGATCAATTGCCTATGGTGAGCTGGTTAGTTGCTCCTTGTAATTTTTCAGACCATCCTGGTGCTCCTTGGTTTGGCGCTTGGTATGTATCGGAAGTATTAGATATTCTAACGAAAAATCCAAAGGTGTGGAAAAAGACTATCTTTATTCTAACGTACGATGAAAATGACGGGTATTTTGATCACGTCGCACCGTTTGTTCCTCCATTGAGTACAGATGAAAAACAAGGGAAAGTATCTAGTCAATTGGATACACAAGATGAGTGGGTAACGCTAGCACAAGATCGCGCCAGAGATAGTAAAAGCGCATTGGCGAGTCCTATTGGTTTAGGGTATCGTGTACCTATGGTAGTTGCTTCACCTTGGACAAGAGGGGGTTGGGTGAATTCAGAAGTATGTGATTTAACGTCAACCTTGCAATTTTTGGAGTATTTCATCGAGAAAAAAACAGGAAAAAAAGTAATTGAAGAGAATATATCAGCGTGGAGAAGAGGAACATGCAGTAATATGACATCCGTTTTTCAACCAGCGAATGATTTGAAGAAATTGGATTTAGATTTTGTTGACCGAAACAAGTATGTGGAGCGTATCCTAAATGCCCGAGATAAAAATGTACCACAAGGTTTTAATGCTTACACTTGGCAGGAATTGCAACAGCACCAAGCGTGGAATGATTTTCAACATTTCCCTAAACAAGAAAGTGGCGTAAAAAAAGCGTGCGGATTGCCTTATGTAATCAATGTCAATGCATTAGTTGATAAAAAAGGAGTGCAAATGCAATTGGATATTCACGCCAATCAACTTAAAAATAAGGACTATTTAGCGCCTGTTCAAGTATATGCTCATCAGAAGTTTCAAGGAGAAACAGGTCGTAATTGGAATTTCAGCGTAGATGAAAAGGAACCTTTGGTATACCAATGGGGAAGCCAGGATTTAGAACAAGGACGATACAACTTTAGTGTACATAGTTTCAATGGTTTTTATCGAAATTTCAAAGGGAAAGTACAAGATCCTAGTGTAGCTATTGATTTTACAGTGCATGCCGATCAAACCGTAACCATTGCCCTCAAAAATAAATCAAATGAAACACTTGCTTTTTATGTGCAAGATGTTGTATACAGCAAAGAAAATCAGAAGATATCAGTAAAACCAAACGAAGAACATACCCTGAAGCTAGATTATACTAAATACAAAGGATGGTATGATGTGGTGATTACGCTAGTCAACTATACGAGTTTCGTTTACCAATATGCAGGTCATATCGAAAATGGAGCAAGTAGTATTACGGATCCTTATATGGCGAGTTTTTCAAAGTGGAGTTAG
- a CDS encoding LrgB family protein has translation MSFLSNPTFLLFLVVAFYALGLTLTEKYKWIIFNPIILSTAILITYLVLLEIPYENFSQAGQYIDFFLKPSIVALAIPLYLQWPVIKKQLFPIVISQFAGCVTGIVSVVLLAHWTGAEREIIYSLVPKSVSTPIALEISKTVHGIPSITAAAVMIAGIFGSMVGFQVLRLTHINNPMSQGIALGTSSHAMGTMKAMEISNKYGAFASVGMIFNGILTAILAPIILSLLLPLLN, from the coding sequence ATGAGCTTCTTATCTAACCCAACATTTTTACTCTTTTTGGTCGTAGCCTTTTATGCCTTAGGTCTTACACTAACGGAGAAATACAAATGGATTATTTTTAATCCCATTATTCTATCTACAGCCATTCTTATTACCTATTTGGTTCTGCTAGAAATTCCTTATGAGAACTTTAGTCAAGCCGGACAATACATTGACTTTTTCTTGAAGCCATCCATTGTAGCCTTAGCCATTCCTTTGTATCTTCAATGGCCAGTAATCAAAAAACAGCTTTTCCCCATCGTTATCAGTCAATTCGCTGGTTGTGTAACAGGGATTGTTTCTGTTGTACTGTTAGCCCATTGGACGGGTGCAGAACGCGAAATTATTTATTCTCTCGTGCCTAAATCTGTCAGTACACCGATTGCGCTTGAAATTTCCAAAACAGTGCATGGTATTCCTTCCATCACAGCAGCAGCTGTTATGATTGCAGGAATATTTGGTAGTATGGTTGGTTTTCAAGTCCTTCGCCTCACACACATCAACAATCCGATGTCTCAAGGTATTGCTTTAGGAACTTCTTCCCATGCTATGGGAACGATGAAAGCAATGGAAATCAGTAATAAATATGGTGCTTTTGCCAGTGTTGGAATGATCTTCAACGGGATTCTAACTGCTATTTTAGCCCCCATCATTTTATCCCTTTTACTCCCTTTACTCAACTAA
- a CDS encoding SusD/RagB family nutrient-binding outer membrane lipoprotein, with protein MKKYLKTLYAITLALTVVGCHDLDQLNEDPNKIKEADPYLLLTKVEKTAFSLQNIDKEYASRMIIQTDGESTYQYLKWGSKGFDRYKDLMQTQKMMDEATRTGKTEYLAIGHFLKAYFFYELTMSFGDIPFSEALQGEGSIQFPKYDTQEAVFVGILEELEQASKTLKKEGSIQGDIIYNGNLNRWEKLIESYKLKVLLTLSKKQKVGGIDVAQRFNEIYKKGILMMDNADNGQLTFFDQAGSRYPQFNSSSYGSSMYMSSTFIDLLKELKDPRLFAFAQRTASALEQGLAEDNFDGYNGGDPTVPYAENEKLVQSKNISKVKSRYYQDPTNETNVILSYAELQFILAEASARGWIAGNAAEFYLKGIKGNFEYYAQYAKGLGNYFTTEKYEEYVQQPKVSYQGGDLQTQLKQILTQKYLIMFHQAGMSIYFDYLRTGFPALKLQQGVTAPTRWQYPSSEYNRNQEHLQEALDRQFSGSDNIRGISWWLK; from the coding sequence ATGAAAAAATACTTAAAAACACTATACGCAATTACTTTGGCATTAACCGTAGTGGGGTGTCACGATTTAGATCAATTGAATGAAGATCCAAACAAAATCAAGGAGGCAGATCCTTATTTATTGCTGACAAAAGTTGAAAAAACAGCTTTTTCACTACAAAATATAGATAAAGAGTATGCTTCTCGTATGATTATACAAACGGATGGAGAAAGCACCTATCAGTATTTGAAATGGGGAAGTAAAGGATTTGATCGCTATAAAGATTTGATGCAAACCCAAAAAATGATGGACGAGGCAACTCGTACAGGAAAGACCGAATATCTTGCAATTGGACATTTTTTAAAAGCCTACTTCTTTTATGAATTAACCATGTCGTTTGGTGATATCCCTTTCTCAGAAGCTTTGCAAGGCGAAGGAAGCATCCAATTTCCGAAATACGATACACAAGAAGCTGTATTTGTGGGAATTTTAGAGGAGTTAGAACAAGCGTCAAAAACATTGAAAAAAGAAGGTTCAATTCAAGGTGATATCATTTACAATGGCAATTTAAATCGCTGGGAAAAATTGATTGAATCTTATAAATTAAAAGTGTTGTTGACTTTGTCCAAAAAGCAAAAAGTAGGCGGAATTGATGTAGCTCAACGCTTTAATGAAATCTATAAAAAAGGAATCTTGATGATGGATAATGCAGATAATGGTCAGCTTACTTTTTTTGATCAAGCAGGAAGCCGTTATCCTCAATTCAACTCAAGTTCATATGGATCAAGTATGTATATGTCAAGTACTTTTATTGATTTGTTGAAAGAATTGAAAGACCCGAGATTATTTGCATTTGCTCAACGTACCGCTTCAGCTTTGGAGCAAGGATTGGCTGAGGATAATTTCGATGGATACAACGGAGGAGACCCTACGGTACCTTATGCTGAAAATGAAAAATTAGTACAAAGTAAGAATATCTCTAAAGTAAAAAGCAGATACTATCAAGATCCAACCAATGAAACCAATGTGATTTTGAGCTATGCCGAATTGCAATTCATTTTAGCAGAAGCATCGGCTAGAGGGTGGATTGCAGGGAATGCAGCAGAATTTTACCTGAAGGGAATCAAAGGGAATTTTGAGTATTATGCTCAATATGCCAAAGGTTTAGGTAACTATTTTACAACGGAAAAATACGAGGAATACGTGCAGCAACCTAAGGTAAGTTACCAAGGTGGGGATTTGCAAACCCAACTGAAACAAATCTTGACGCAAAAGTATTTGATTATGTTTCATCAAGCGGGAATGAGTATTTATTTTGATTATTTGCGTACAGGATTTCCAGCTTTGAAACTACAACAAGGCGTTACTGCTCCAACGAGATGGCAATATCCAAGTTCAGAGTACAACCGAAATCAAGAGCATTTGCAAGAAGCGTTAGATCGTCAGTTTAGCGGTTCAGATAATATTAGAGGAATTAGTTGGTGGTTAAAATAA
- a CDS encoding CidA/LrgA family protein, which produces MNVVKQVAVIFGCLAFGELIIYLTDIKLPSSIIGLLTLWILLQTKVVQVHTIQDISGFLMRNMGIFFVPPCVAMLNYFDLLQASFVPLVVATLLSTVLVVFITGLTHQLLRKLKK; this is translated from the coding sequence ATGAACGTAGTCAAACAAGTCGCAGTCATTTTTGGCTGCCTTGCCTTTGGTGAATTAATCATTTACCTCACAGACATCAAGCTTCCTTCTAGTATTATTGGTCTCCTTACTTTGTGGATCTTATTGCAAACAAAAGTGGTACAAGTACACACTATTCAAGACATTTCGGGGTTTCTTATGCGCAATATGGGCATCTTCTTTGTTCCGCCTTGTGTAGCCATGCTCAATTATTTTGACTTACTACAAGCCTCTTTTGTTCCTCTTGTAGTAGCTACTTTACTCAGTACAGTTCTCGTTGTTTTTATTACGGGATTAACCCACCAACTTTTACGAAAACTAAAAAAATGA
- a CDS encoding SusC/RagA family TonB-linked outer membrane protein, with protein MRQQLLFWNTVFLLCVSLTYAQQKRNITGVVQDETGLELPGASVVIKGTTAGTTTDLNGKFTLEVEDKDHIVVSFIGYKNSEKAVQKTIDFTFVLTPEQASLDEVVITALGISKAEKKIGYATQNIDVKKVQEVATPNMGSLLSGQVAGLQVSNPPGMLQAPKFSLRGKDPIIVIDGIPVTTDFYDVSPEDIANINVLKGTSASVLYGSLGRNGAIMITTKNAKTEGITVEVSQNTMISAGYTLFPKTQNEYGSGSNGKYEFWDGKDGGISDGDMIWGPKFEPGVNIAQWNSPIRDKQTGSVIPWYGNVEGTQYDDKSRYERVPIAWEYHDNLKEFMETGIISRTNFAVSNKSAKGSYRLGGDFSYNKDRVPNTSMYRGSLNFKSTTYLTDKLTLDSKLSYSRVHAPNVPNYDYNPSGHMYTILIWMGDDVNGRDLKNNLWTPGMEGYKQASYNYAWYNNPWFGSEYFKRIWNKDVTNAQLSLSYQATEDLVLQGRASMISTNNNTELQSPKSYFNYSTSREGGYSLEQNDRLDIDYDFLAMYSKTITDNFGININAGAASRYYRLTNSFAAADGLTVPGVHNLGNSKGPVTATNYLEKKAVNSVYGTIEFDLYNAFFLSFAGRNDWSSALAKSQRSYFYPSASLSVVVSNLVEMPEQIDYLKLYTSWANVSSDLTPYQLQSTYSPVNPSFNGNQMVEYPNAVLNPYLLPEKSKTYEVGLSSAFYKKRLNVDVTYYRVLDSNFIIDYPVSEASGFNNMKVNGNEYTTNGWEISLTGAVVKNDNFQWNSAINWSARTRRLTKIHEDAERFGDLRLNDRVDSYYGVDWMKSPDGKVILDEKTGMPTANKQAAYLGHKDPKWTLGWNNSFKYKNWGLNIGIDGIWGGVMRSEVVEKMWWGGKHPESVRYRDEEYSTGNPVFVPSGVNLVSGELVTDVQGNVISDTRVFKEHTGAVNWQSWAQNYPYRARVTEKESKLFANVFDRTYFKLRTLSLSYDFTPMIKSKKITQLSASLTGYNLLMWKKSKGLYSDPDYDTANKNDIQDPSTRWIGLGLNVKF; from the coding sequence ATGAGACAGCAATTACTATTTTGGAATACCGTATTTCTACTATGTGTCAGCCTGACCTATGCGCAACAAAAGCGAAATATTACTGGTGTGGTACAAGATGAAACGGGATTAGAGTTACCGGGTGCCTCTGTTGTAATAAAAGGGACAACAGCGGGAACAACAACAGATTTAAATGGAAAATTCACATTAGAAGTAGAAGATAAAGATCATATTGTAGTTTCTTTTATAGGGTACAAAAACAGTGAAAAAGCAGTACAAAAAACAATCGACTTTACTTTTGTATTAACTCCAGAACAAGCTTCTTTAGACGAAGTAGTCATCACAGCTTTGGGGATTTCAAAAGCAGAGAAGAAAATTGGATATGCAACGCAAAATATAGACGTCAAAAAAGTACAAGAAGTAGCTACACCGAATATGGGAAGTTTGTTGAGTGGTCAAGTAGCAGGACTTCAAGTATCCAATCCTCCTGGGATGCTACAAGCACCTAAGTTTTCCTTAAGAGGAAAAGATCCAATTATTGTGATTGATGGGATTCCAGTAACGACCGATTTTTATGATGTATCACCAGAGGATATCGCCAATATCAACGTATTGAAAGGAACGAGTGCTTCTGTACTTTATGGTTCATTAGGTCGTAATGGAGCCATTATGATTACAACTAAAAATGCTAAAACAGAAGGTATAACGGTTGAGGTATCGCAAAATACAATGATCAGTGCAGGATATACTTTATTTCCTAAAACGCAAAATGAATACGGAAGTGGATCAAATGGGAAATATGAATTTTGGGACGGAAAAGATGGAGGAATCAGTGATGGAGATATGATTTGGGGACCTAAATTTGAACCAGGGGTGAATATTGCACAATGGAATAGTCCAATTCGAGACAAACAAACAGGAAGCGTAATTCCTTGGTATGGAAACGTGGAAGGCACACAGTACGATGATAAATCGCGTTACGAAAGAGTGCCTATCGCTTGGGAGTACCACGATAACTTGAAAGAGTTTATGGAAACAGGAATCATCTCTCGTACAAATTTCGCGGTTTCAAACAAATCAGCAAAAGGATCGTATCGCTTAGGAGGGGATTTTTCGTACAACAAAGACCGAGTACCGAATACGAGTATGTATAGAGGAAGTTTAAACTTCAAATCAACGACTTATTTGACCGATAAATTGACGTTAGATTCTAAGCTCTCTTATAGCAGAGTACACGCGCCAAATGTGCCAAATTACGACTACAACCCAAGTGGGCATATGTACACTATTTTAATTTGGATGGGAGATGATGTGAATGGACGTGATTTGAAAAACAATTTATGGACGCCAGGAATGGAAGGATATAAACAAGCAAGTTACAATTATGCGTGGTACAACAACCCTTGGTTTGGATCAGAATATTTCAAACGAATCTGGAATAAAGATGTGACAAATGCACAATTGAGTTTGAGTTATCAAGCAACGGAGGATTTGGTATTACAAGGAAGAGCTTCGATGATTTCAACGAATAACAATACAGAATTGCAAAGCCCAAAATCATATTTCAATTATAGTACATCAAGAGAAGGTGGGTATAGTTTAGAGCAAAATGATCGCTTGGATATTGATTATGATTTCTTAGCGATGTACAGCAAGACCATTACCGATAATTTTGGAATTAACATTAATGCAGGAGCGGCTTCTCGCTACTATCGCTTAACAAATTCATTTGCAGCAGCAGATGGATTGACTGTACCAGGTGTACACAATTTAGGAAATTCAAAAGGTCCCGTTACCGCAACGAATTACTTGGAGAAAAAGGCAGTAAATAGTGTGTATGGAACCATAGAATTTGATTTATATAACGCATTTTTCTTGAGTTTTGCAGGGCGTAATGACTGGTCTTCCGCTTTGGCGAAAAGTCAACGTTCCTACTTTTACCCTTCAGCTTCCTTGAGTGTGGTGGTCTCTAATTTAGTTGAGATGCCTGAACAAATTGATTATTTAAAATTGTATACGTCTTGGGCAAATGTATCGAGCGATTTAACTCCTTATCAATTGCAATCGACTTATTCTCCTGTAAATCCTTCTTTCAATGGCAATCAAATGGTAGAATATCCCAATGCCGTTTTGAATCCGTATTTACTTCCTGAGAAATCAAAAACTTATGAGGTTGGTTTATCAAGTGCTTTTTACAAGAAGCGTTTAAATGTAGATGTAACGTATTATCGCGTGTTGGATTCAAACTTTATTATTGATTATCCTGTTTCAGAAGCCTCTGGATTCAATAACATGAAGGTGAATGGAAATGAATATACAACAAATGGATGGGAAATTTCCTTAACAGGTGCTGTAGTGAAAAATGATAATTTTCAGTGGAATTCAGCCATCAACTGGAGTGCGAGAACAAGACGCTTGACCAAAATTCACGAAGATGCAGAGCGATTTGGCGACTTGCGTTTGAATGACCGTGTGGATTCGTATTATGGCGTGGATTGGATGAAATCACCGGATGGAAAAGTCATCTTAGACGAAAAAACAGGAATGCCTACCGCAAATAAACAAGCAGCGTATTTAGGGCATAAAGACCCAAAATGGACACTAGGATGGAATAATAGCTTCAAGTATAAAAATTGGGGATTGAATATTGGAATTGATGGTATTTGGGGCGGTGTAATGCGTTCTGAAGTGGTAGAGAAAATGTGGTGGGGAGGAAAGCATCCTGAATCTGTTCGCTACAGAGATGAAGAGTACTCAACAGGAAATCCGGTGTTTGTACCTAGTGGGGTTAACCTAGTTTCGGGAGAATTAGTAACAGATGTACAAGGGAATGTGATTTCAGATACCCGTGTATTTAAAGAGCATACAGGAGCTGTAAACTGGCAAAGTTGGGCGCAAAACTATCCTTATCGCGCTCGAGTAACAGAAAAAGAAAGCAAATTATTCGCAAACGTATTTGATCGAACGTATTTCAAATTGAGAACATTGAGTTTATCGTATGATTTTACGCCTATGATAAAATCAAAGAAAATCACGCAGTTATCTGCTTCTTTAACGGGATATAATTTATTGATGTGGAAAAAATCAAAAGGATTGTATTCTGATCCAGATTACGATACGGCAAATAAGAACGATATCCAAGATCCTTCAACACGTTGGATTGGACTAGGGTTAAATGTAAAATTCTAA
- a CDS encoding ArsR/SmtB family transcription factor has product MDKRAFKDTVYTELAKVAKAMANPVRLEIIDLVAQGPFSVEQIANYTNQSIANASQHLQNLKKAQLVQINKQGNFVYYSLRSNGVYKTWIALRELGIHFNAEVEKVITDFRQGQNENLQAIDADTLATLLKEEEILLLDVRPEEEYNRGHIHQALSMPLQQLEKAVKAFDKRKTIVAYCRGPFCVYADEAVAFLMEKGFKAIRLEEGYPEWVLKGLPTNKKEE; this is encoded by the coding sequence GTGGATAAGAGAGCATTTAAAGACACCGTATATACAGAGTTAGCGAAAGTAGCCAAAGCAATGGCAAATCCCGTGCGATTGGAGATTATTGATCTAGTAGCACAAGGGCCTTTCTCTGTAGAACAGATTGCCAATTATACCAATCAATCCATTGCGAATGCATCTCAGCACTTGCAGAACCTTAAAAAAGCTCAACTTGTTCAAATCAATAAACAAGGAAACTTTGTCTACTATTCACTGAGGAGTAATGGAGTATATAAAACTTGGATTGCCTTGCGTGAATTGGGGATTCATTTCAATGCAGAAGTAGAAAAGGTGATTACTGATTTTCGTCAAGGGCAAAATGAAAACCTACAAGCGATCGATGCAGATACGTTAGCAACGCTACTTAAAGAAGAAGAGATTTTATTGCTGGATGTTCGCCCAGAAGAAGAATACAATCGAGGACATATCCATCAAGCGCTATCAATGCCTTTGCAGCAATTAGAAAAGGCAGTAAAAGCATTCGACAAAAGAAAAACCATTGTAGCATATTGTCGTGGTCCATTTTGCGTTTATGCGGATGAAGCCGTTGCTTTTCTGATGGAAAAAGGTTTTAAAGCGATTCGCTTGGAGGAAGGCTATCCCGAATGGGTTTTAAAAGGCCTGCCTACAAATAAAAAAGAAGAATAG